Proteins from one Desulfitobacterium chlororespirans DSM 11544 genomic window:
- a CDS encoding LysR family transcriptional regulator, translating into MQVEYFKYLVDLAETKSLSQTAERFFMTHQAISKAIKKIEHDFSVNLLIRTKKGIELTDAGKIFINKSSEILEKYKELTELLEPFQIEKKQSVRGEFAILTIPKFLEINLPSIITSFYSGFPALNISFKTESHQNILFGHEYNDSTIGLIAIMEEDLQNESFSKSIESRNLKIEVISSSKNILIMHKNSKWVDLDSNNININSIPKIHFGYSIKLLPDNYRGNYIVSNLESMRKLVLNKQGVGILSEFEYKNFFHKSANIFTMQIDETMVSPLAYAYIIKQQDAIPPYMEKFINLFRKFLS; encoded by the coding sequence ATGCAGGTAGAATATTTTAAATATCTGGTAGATTTAGCAGAAACCAAATCGCTCAGCCAAACAGCGGAGAGATTCTTTATGACCCACCAGGCTATTAGTAAGGCAATAAAAAAAATTGAGCATGATTTTTCAGTCAATTTATTAATTCGCACAAAAAAAGGCATCGAACTAACTGATGCCGGTAAAATTTTCATTAATAAATCTTCGGAAATTTTAGAGAAATATAAAGAGCTCACTGAATTACTGGAACCATTTCAGATTGAAAAAAAACAATCAGTTCGCGGAGAATTTGCAATCCTGACTATTCCCAAATTTTTAGAGATTAATTTGCCTTCGATAATTACCAGTTTTTATTCAGGCTTTCCGGCTTTAAATATTTCATTTAAAACAGAATCTCATCAAAATATTTTGTTTGGCCATGAATATAATGATTCTACTATTGGACTAATTGCTATAATGGAAGAAGATTTGCAAAATGAATCTTTTAGCAAATCGATTGAGTCAAGAAATCTAAAAATAGAAGTTATCTCATCTTCTAAAAACATATTGATCATGCACAAGAACTCAAAATGGGTAGATCTTGATTCTAATAACATCAATATTAACTCAATCCCTAAAATCCATTTTGGATATAGTATTAAGTTACTGCCTGACAATTACAGGGGCAATTATATTGTATCTAATTTAGAATCTATGAGAAAGCTTGTATTAAATAAACAAGGTGTAGGAATTCTATCCGAATTTGAGTATAAAAACTTTTTTCATAAATCTGCTAATATCTTTACCATGCAAATAGATGAAACTATGGTAAGTCCCCTTGCCTATGCATACATTATCAAACAGCAAGACGCGATACCTCCTTATATGGAGAAATTTATTAACTTATTTAGAAAATTTCTTTCCTGA
- the lepB gene encoding signal peptidase I gives MENAKNIKPTGKSTVRNILEWVVVIVIAFALSWLIRTFVIEPRYVPSGSMLPTIQLQDRLIVDKFFFKYFGELHPGDIIVFHPPSEAHASDDFIKRLIALPGDTVGIRNHQTYINGQAIDEPYLAEPQIKTMEPVVVPEGYVFVMGDNRNDSKDSREWGFLPMDSITGRTLFRYWPLEHFGVKVQGYVVNV, from the coding sequence ATGGAAAACGCAAAAAATATCAAACCCACCGGCAAAAGCACAGTCCGCAACATCCTGGAATGGGTCGTGGTTATAGTTATCGCTTTTGCTTTATCCTGGCTGATTCGCACCTTTGTCATCGAACCGCGTTATGTTCCCAGCGGCTCCATGCTGCCGACAATTCAGCTTCAGGACCGGCTCATCGTGGATAAATTCTTTTTCAAGTATTTCGGTGAGCTTCATCCAGGAGATATTATTGTTTTCCACCCGCCAAGCGAAGCCCATGCTTCCGATGATTTTATCAAGCGGCTGATCGCTCTGCCCGGGGATACTGTGGGAATCCGCAATCATCAGACCTATATTAACGGGCAGGCTATTGATGAGCCTTATCTGGCGGAACCTCAGATTAAAACTATGGAACCGGTGGTGGTTCCGGAAGGGTACGTTTTTGTGATGGGGGATAACCGCAATGATAGCAAAGACTCCCGGGAGTGGGGCTTTTTGCCTATGGACAGCATCACGGGGAGAACCCTTTTCCGCTATTGGCCTTTGGAACATTTCGGGGTTAAAGTTCAAGGGTATGTGGTAAACGTCTAG
- a CDS encoding sensor histidine kinase, with amino-acid sequence MKLDIRVKFILSFFVILLIPVLMTPAAVGSNLDAGRQDISLRIVIIGIPFVVYFAVLSWYLTRNYLLPLQQLLEATKNIAEGNLDFSIPYQRENEMGALCEAFDLMRQNLKTSLEQQNHLNHSRQELIASISHDLRTPLSSIRGYVEGLPKAVHDPEKLNRYLSVLKNKTALLDTLIERLFEYSQLDMDDSQGAFCLWDAKEMLESTLAPVELEFVDQPVQLLLARPFPSVPIEANPDQVAQVFDNLISNARRYLGEKGTIAIGAKVEGADLHISVTDDGTGIAPEDLPHMFEQFYRAEKSRSRSFGGAGLGLAICQKIIENHGGEIWVESEVGVGTRFNFRLPVLTHRPSAYRH; translated from the coding sequence ATGAAGCTGGATATTCGGGTAAAATTCATCCTGTCCTTTTTTGTTATCCTCTTGATTCCGGTGTTAATGACTCCGGCGGCAGTTGGCAGTAATTTGGATGCCGGCAGGCAAGATATATCTTTACGAATTGTCATAATCGGGATACCCTTTGTGGTTTACTTTGCAGTCTTATCCTGGTATCTGACCAGGAATTATCTGCTCCCACTGCAACAATTGCTGGAAGCTACCAAAAATATTGCCGAGGGGAATCTGGACTTTTCCATCCCTTATCAAAGGGAAAACGAAATGGGAGCTTTATGTGAGGCTTTTGACCTGATGCGGCAGAACTTAAAGACTTCCCTGGAACAGCAAAATCATTTGAATCATTCCCGCCAAGAGCTGATTGCCAGCATTTCTCATGATTTGAGAACTCCGTTGTCCTCCATCAGGGGATATGTGGAAGGTTTGCCGAAAGCCGTTCATGATCCGGAGAAACTGAACCGCTATCTGAGTGTGCTTAAGAATAAAACCGCGCTGCTGGATACTTTGATTGAAAGGCTCTTTGAGTATTCCCAGCTGGACATGGACGATTCCCAAGGGGCTTTCTGCCTCTGGGATGCCAAGGAAATGCTGGAATCCACCCTTGCCCCTGTGGAACTGGAATTTGTTGATCAGCCGGTTCAACTGCTGCTGGCCAGACCGTTTCCCTCGGTGCCCATTGAGGCCAATCCGGACCAGGTCGCCCAGGTGTTTGATAATTTAATCAGCAACGCCAGACGATATCTGGGGGAAAAAGGAACGATAGCTATTGGAGCCAAAGTGGAGGGGGCTGATTTGCATATTTCCGTAACGGATGATGGGACAGGCATAGCCCCGGAAGATTTGCCCCATATGTTTGAGCAATTTTACCGGGCGGAAAAATCCCGCTCCAGGAGCTTCGGGGGCGCGGGACTGGGCCTGGCCATCTGTCAAAAGATCATCGAAAACCACGGAGGGGAAATATGGGTGGAAAGTGAAGTGGGGGTTGGGACCCGGTTTAACTTCAGGCTGCCTGTTCTCACCCATCGCCCGTCGGCATACCGGCATTAG
- a CDS encoding ABC transporter substrate-binding protein produces the protein MIKNKCGVVLSLVLVFGIGVFTAGCGNTQAAGGANDPNSLTIAVVSKDTYLDTAVKKFAELHPGVRVEVKEYTSSTSERGEGVRAAESGDIEKYVTAMNTQLMSGQGSDIILLNNLPYQTYADKNLLVDLGGLMQSDQSFDSSKYYQNIFKALEYKEKLYGLPVNISIDMIAADQTLLADSQVSIDDSNWDWHDFVKTAEKIMNDNQNGETQEMYALAGMDEKRLIETLVKENYAKLVDPEKKTANFTGQEFLDLLSLSNYLIDHKLVNTDTAQTNIMDMAARGKLVFNFTSLQGFWALQTTKAIFSEGVQLLKPPGNVSFATDSLYGISSQSDHQELAWEFLKFLVSDEMMIQGGMPINKSVLLQVAQNFTQAIQTRGGKMMIKEDGIPGQSITLQPPTQEDVDYLENLLSQAKVYIGTDQKIIAIVQEETAAFFTGQKTAEVTAQLIQDRVSTYLNE, from the coding sequence ATGATCAAAAATAAATGCGGAGTTGTTTTAAGCCTGGTTCTGGTCTTCGGCATAGGGGTATTTACTGCCGGCTGCGGCAATACTCAGGCTGCCGGGGGAGCAAATGATCCTAATTCCCTGACCATTGCGGTGGTGAGCAAAGATACGTACCTGGATACGGCAGTAAAAAAGTTTGCGGAACTTCATCCCGGCGTTAGGGTGGAAGTGAAAGAATACACCTCCAGTACTTCGGAAAGAGGTGAAGGTGTCAGGGCGGCGGAGTCCGGGGATATTGAAAAATATGTCACGGCTATGAATACCCAGCTCATGTCCGGCCAGGGCAGCGATATTATTTTATTAAATAACCTGCCCTATCAGACCTATGCGGATAAGAATCTTTTAGTTGATTTGGGCGGACTGATGCAGTCGGATCAAAGCTTCGACAGCAGTAAATACTACCAGAATATTTTCAAGGCTTTAGAGTATAAAGAAAAACTCTATGGGCTGCCGGTTAATATCAGCATCGATATGATTGCCGCCGATCAAACCTTACTGGCTGATTCTCAGGTGTCAATCGACGATAGCAACTGGGATTGGCACGATTTTGTCAAGACGGCGGAAAAGATCATGAACGACAACCAAAACGGGGAAACCCAGGAGATGTATGCCTTGGCCGGGATGGATGAAAAAAGACTGATTGAGACGCTGGTTAAAGAAAACTATGCTAAACTGGTCGATCCGGAGAAGAAGACTGCCAATTTTACCGGTCAGGAATTTCTTGATTTACTTTCCTTAAGTAACTATCTGATTGACCACAAACTGGTGAATACGGATACGGCCCAGACCAACATTATGGACATGGCCGCCCGGGGTAAACTTGTTTTTAATTTCACTTCTCTCCAAGGGTTTTGGGCCCTGCAAACGACCAAAGCGATTTTCAGCGAGGGTGTTCAGCTTTTAAAGCCCCCCGGAAACGTGTCCTTTGCCACGGACTCCCTGTATGGGATCAGCAGTCAATCGGACCATCAGGAACTGGCCTGGGAATTTTTGAAATTTTTGGTCTCTGATGAGATGATGATTCAGGGAGGAATGCCGATTAATAAGAGTGTGCTTCTCCAGGTTGCCCAGAATTTCACCCAGGCTATCCAAACAAGAGGTGGGAAAATGATGATCAAGGAGGACGGCATTCCCGGTCAATCAATAACACTGCAGCCCCCCACCCAGGAGGATGTGGATTATCTGGAAAACCTGCTCAGTCAAGCGAAGGTCTACATCGGAACGGATCAGAAGATTATTGCCATTGTTCAGGAGGAAACCGCGGCCTTCTTTACAGGACAGAAGACAGCGGAAGTGACTGCCCAATTGATTCAGGACAGGGTGAGCACCTACTTAAATGAATAA
- a CDS encoding ABC transporter ATP-binding protein — MAGLHLKNLAKTYPGGVAAVRDFSLEIKDQEFLILVGPSGCGKTTVLRMVAGLEEISAGELYIDDRLVNDVAAKDRDIAMVFQNYALYPHLSVYDNMAFGLKLRKLPKAEIRENVQEAARILGLEDLLQRKPKELSGGQRQRVALGRAIVRKPKVFLMDEPLSNLDAQLRTQMRIEIAKLHKNLQTTFVYVTHDQTEAMTMGTRIVVMKDGLIQQIDSPQAIYDHPVNVFVAGFLGSPGMNFLEVLMIEEKGCIYAQLADALLPVPAAVGQRLKGQGYLDRKVVLGIRAEHLWGSGDFLDLHPQCTLPGRLEFSELRGAETYHYVRIAGREVVVRVSPELRAATGQEVRVGFNMAKAHFFDQESGVNI, encoded by the coding sequence ATGGCGGGTTTACATCTGAAAAATCTAGCTAAGACCTACCCCGGCGGGGTTGCGGCAGTCAGGGATTTCTCTCTGGAAATAAAGGATCAGGAATTCTTAATCCTGGTAGGTCCCTCCGGCTGTGGCAAAACAACCGTTTTAAGGATGGTGGCCGGGCTGGAGGAAATTTCAGCCGGTGAATTATATATTGATGACCGGCTGGTTAATGACGTGGCTGCCAAGGACCGGGATATTGCCATGGTTTTTCAAAATTATGCTCTTTATCCCCATCTGTCGGTCTATGACAATATGGCCTTTGGGCTTAAGCTGAGAAAGCTGCCCAAGGCTGAGATCAGGGAAAATGTGCAGGAAGCGGCCAGGATTCTGGGACTTGAAGATCTTCTCCAACGCAAACCCAAGGAACTTTCCGGCGGGCAAAGGCAAAGGGTGGCCCTGGGGCGGGCCATTGTCAGGAAACCCAAGGTCTTCCTGATGGATGAGCCGCTGTCCAACCTGGATGCCCAGTTGAGAACCCAGATGAGAATAGAAATTGCCAAGCTCCATAAAAATCTGCAGACAACCTTTGTTTATGTAACCCATGATCAAACCGAGGCCATGACCATGGGCACCAGAATCGTGGTGATGAAGGACGGCCTGATCCAGCAAATCGACAGCCCCCAGGCCATCTATGACCATCCGGTCAATGTGTTTGTGGCCGGTTTTCTCGGCAGCCCGGGGATGAACTTTCTGGAAGTTCTAATGATCGAGGAAAAGGGCTGTATTTATGCCCAACTGGCCGATGCCTTGTTGCCTGTTCCCGCTGCCGTAGGACAAAGGTTAAAGGGGCAGGGGTATCTGGACCGGAAAGTGGTCCTGGGGATCAGAGCGGAGCATCTCTGGGGCAGCGGAGATTTTTTGGACCTTCATCCTCAGTGTACTTTGCCCGGGAGGTTGGAGTTCAGCGAATTAAGAGGGGCGGAAACTTACCATTATGTAAGGATCGCCGGCAGAGAGGTGGTTGTCAGGGTGAGTCCGGAGCTGCGCGCCGCAACCGGACAGGAAGTCAGGGTGGGGTTTAATATGGCCAAGGCCCATTTTTTCGATCAGGAAAGTGGGGTGAATATCTGA
- a CDS encoding ABC transporter permease, with the protein MKPAQLKQDKSAYPAYLVLGLGLLVLTWSTLLGPSLPAQLADLGGPHQTGKITATWLGDSHQPEEGSFSLQDLRQLSQYSLRDYDLAYAMEASTSAAYQKNQSPAQVLGVNDRYAQFQQMNLRSGRFLSFEQENQQVAVIDEELAQALFQNGNVVGLEIELYGREFKIVGVAGKDRSLIGTLTDRGYGTVYIPAKILLELEADARITSLAVATKDAGTTGRNTAVLATALASVGQDPANYKIIDYNLAGLLMEQGNLLRNFLAGTVAMVMLFSLLRRKIKGIARFCRLRLRDKYWWEMIKGDAASLMLGMAEVSALAAVMLLIWKSISFTLYIPPENIPNELIDVSFWADLIKKGIETGMQSAGYAAPPGEVQLNILNTVRNWNLFLNIFLGWPLFLLGLYQTRLLQEKLLKVEVFCSIFLLAALSLGTALLWLIKMPLVIETGEVLLIFSSVFLTVVTFIDRRAADGGFTSEKSS; encoded by the coding sequence TTGAAACCGGCTCAATTGAAACAGGATAAATCAGCCTACCCGGCCTATCTTGTTCTGGGCCTGGGACTATTGGTCTTAACCTGGAGCACCCTTCTGGGGCCATCCCTGCCCGCTCAATTGGCGGATCTTGGCGGCCCGCACCAAACCGGCAAAATCACCGCCACCTGGCTGGGCGACTCCCATCAGCCGGAAGAAGGGTCTTTTTCCCTGCAGGATCTGAGGCAGCTCAGCCAATACAGCCTCCGGGACTACGATCTGGCTTACGCCATGGAAGCTTCAACTTCTGCCGCTTATCAAAAGAATCAGAGCCCGGCCCAGGTGCTGGGGGTGAATGACCGATATGCTCAATTCCAGCAAATGAACCTGCGCTCAGGCCGTTTTTTGAGCTTCGAACAGGAAAACCAGCAGGTGGCCGTCATTGATGAAGAGCTGGCCCAGGCTCTTTTTCAGAACGGCAATGTGGTGGGCCTGGAGATAGAACTGTATGGCCGGGAATTTAAAATAGTCGGAGTGGCCGGGAAGGACCGTTCCCTGATCGGGACTCTGACAGACCGGGGCTACGGCACAGTGTACATACCGGCGAAAATACTGTTGGAACTGGAAGCGGATGCCCGCATAACCTCATTGGCAGTGGCAACCAAGGATGCCGGCACCACAGGCCGCAATACCGCTGTTTTGGCAACGGCCCTGGCCTCCGTCGGCCAGGACCCGGCAAACTACAAAATCATCGATTATAATCTGGCCGGTCTTCTGATGGAACAAGGGAACCTGCTGCGCAATTTCCTGGCGGGGACGGTGGCCATGGTAATGCTTTTCAGCTTGCTCAGACGAAAAATAAAGGGTATTGCTCGTTTCTGCCGCCTGAGACTCCGGGATAAGTATTGGTGGGAGATGATCAAGGGGGACGCCGCCAGCCTTATGCTCGGTATGGCGGAGGTATCAGCGCTTGCTGCCGTGATGCTGCTGATATGGAAATCAATCAGCTTTACCTTATATATTCCGCCGGAAAACATCCCCAATGAACTGATTGATGTTTCATTTTGGGCCGACCTCATTAAGAAGGGGATTGAAACCGGGATGCAAAGCGCCGGTTATGCAGCACCGCCTGGAGAAGTTCAGTTGAATATCCTGAATACCGTCCGTAACTGGAATTTGTTTTTAAACATCTTTCTGGGTTGGCCGCTGTTTTTGCTGGGACTTTACCAGACCCGGCTGTTGCAGGAAAAACTGCTCAAAGTGGAAGTGTTCTGCAGTATTTTCCTGCTGGCCGCCTTAAGCCTGGGCACTGCCTTGCTATGGCTCATCAAAATGCCCCTTGTGATTGAGACCGGGGAGGTGTTGCTGATATTCAGCTCTGTATTTTTAACCGTGGTCACTTTTATTGATAGGAGGGCAGCGGATGGCGGGTTTACATCTGAAAAATCTAGCTAA
- a CDS encoding efflux RND transporter periplasmic adaptor subunit yields the protein MGNEAIAGDAQRKKVIGKLSLLFLMTMIGLTFFSNTINNFALPRVQTVRPTNGALIKEIFGEGTVEVKSTREEYADANLRVKEVRVEQGDRVSKGQPIIILDVDGLKSDYQDEQARYRQLQLSLAGAQAEQAQQQGDYDKLKVLFDHGAETAVNLENAAKNLADAQRHCEDIQLNLEIHARKVAALAQQVADNGVYTAPVDGLITELNFATGSMTNSSLPLFKLADLGQGFRLIVSIDKDLLDYVKPGDTVSVNILSLGDQKTEGTIDKIVENSRHNGEEKDLWIDVSLEGLTGGEKGEIYLSKKTKPYDTLVPNSAVYDDSSGSYVFVLESRKGPLGTENYLQKVNVNVEDSDREMSALTDGVMGEVVWQSNKPVEDGDRVLKEGAN from the coding sequence TTGGGGAATGAAGCAATCGCAGGTGATGCGCAAAGAAAAAAGGTGATCGGAAAGTTGAGCCTGCTGTTCCTGATGACGATGATCGGGCTGACGTTCTTCTCCAATACCATCAATAACTTTGCTCTGCCCAGGGTCCAAACGGTCCGGCCAACCAACGGGGCGTTAATCAAAGAAATATTCGGGGAAGGGACGGTGGAGGTCAAATCAACCCGGGAGGAATACGCAGATGCCAATTTGCGGGTCAAGGAGGTCAGGGTGGAGCAGGGGGACAGGGTCAGTAAAGGCCAGCCCATCATCATCCTGGACGTGGACGGTCTGAAGTCGGATTATCAGGATGAACAGGCCCGCTACCGGCAGCTCCAGTTGTCCCTGGCCGGGGCCCAGGCAGAGCAGGCGCAACAACAAGGGGACTACGATAAGCTGAAGGTCCTGTTTGATCATGGAGCAGAAACAGCGGTAAACCTGGAAAACGCCGCCAAGAACCTGGCGGACGCGCAAAGACACTGTGAGGACATTCAGCTTAATCTGGAAATACACGCCAGAAAGGTGGCTGCCCTGGCCCAACAGGTGGCCGACAACGGCGTGTATACAGCGCCTGTGGACGGCCTGATCACAGAACTGAATTTTGCCACCGGGTCGATGACCAATAGCTCCCTGCCTTTGTTTAAATTGGCTGACCTGGGGCAGGGGTTCCGGCTGATCGTGTCCATTGACAAGGATTTGCTTGATTATGTCAAACCCGGAGATACGGTGAGTGTGAATATTCTCTCCCTGGGGGATCAGAAAACCGAGGGAACAATCGACAAGATAGTGGAAAACAGCCGGCATAACGGGGAGGAGAAGGATCTGTGGATCGACGTCTCTCTGGAAGGCCTGACCGGCGGCGAAAAGGGCGAAATCTATTTAAGCAAAAAAACCAAGCCTTACGATACCCTCGTACCGAACAGTGCGGTTTATGACGACAGCAGCGGCTCCTATGTCTTCGTTCTGGAATCAAGAAAAGGGCCTTTAGGGACGGAGAACTATCTGCAAAAGGTAAACGTCAATGTGGAAGACAGCGATCGTGAAATGTCCGCGCTTACAGATGGGGTGATGGGCGAAGTGGTGTGGCAAAGCAATAAACCGGTGGAGGACGGGGACAGAGTTCTGAAGGAGGGGGCAAATTGA
- a CDS encoding carbohydrate ABC transporter permease: MKRNHRIRNLLHFAILLVLAVLLMFPLAVTVTNSLMSEQEIADHYGPVTDKDLSSYQDDTGNHFAQFRLIPEVVVLKQYYNVLIKKTQFLFMFWNSVLITFPIVIGQTVVATLAAYAFAKLKFRGRNFLFFLYITVMLMPFQVTLVPNYLMAGQLGLLNSHWSIILPGIFSTFGVFLLKQYMEQIPDSYLEAARVDGASQLQVFLKIILPMSRGGIAAMAILVFIDNWNMVEQPLIFLQDAAKQPLSLYLSRIIDGEKGLAFAASVLYMLPMLLNFLYAEKYLLEGIRLSGIKG, encoded by the coding sequence TTGAAGCGTAACCACCGGATCAGAAATCTGCTCCATTTTGCAATTTTGCTGGTATTGGCTGTCCTGTTGATGTTTCCCCTGGCTGTAACCGTCACCAATTCACTGATGAGTGAACAGGAAATCGCCGACCATTATGGCCCGGTGACGGACAAAGATTTAAGCAGCTATCAGGATGACACCGGGAATCACTTTGCCCAGTTCCGGCTGATACCCGAGGTGGTGGTGCTGAAGCAGTATTATAACGTACTCATCAAAAAGACCCAGTTTCTGTTCATGTTCTGGAATTCCGTGTTGATCACCTTTCCGATCGTCATCGGGCAAACGGTTGTGGCGACCCTGGCGGCCTATGCCTTTGCCAAGCTGAAGTTCAGGGGCAGGAATTTCCTGTTTTTTTTGTATATCACCGTGATGCTGATGCCGTTCCAGGTCACACTTGTGCCCAACTATTTAATGGCCGGCCAGCTGGGCCTGCTCAACAGCCACTGGTCCATTATCCTGCCCGGCATCTTCAGCACCTTTGGCGTATTTCTCTTAAAACAGTATATGGAGCAAATACCGGACTCCTATCTTGAAGCGGCCCGGGTGGACGGAGCCAGCCAGCTACAGGTTTTCCTCAAAATCATCCTGCCCATGTCCAGGGGCGGCATAGCAGCCATGGCCATCCTTGTGTTTATCGATAACTGGAACATGGTGGAACAGCCCTTGATTTTTTTACAGGATGCGGCCAAACAGCCTCTTTCCCTCTACCTTTCCAGAATCATCGACGGTGAAAAAGGATTGGCCTTTGCCGCGTCCGTTTTATATATGCTGCCGATGCTGCTGAACTTCCTCTACGCCGAAAAATACTTGCTGGAAGGAATCCGGCTTTCTGGAATCAAAGGCTGA
- a CDS encoding carbohydrate ABC transporter permease has product MRTGKLKTNNGGLAWFFLGPSLLGFALFYLLPFVTGFYYSLVYSPLNGTFVGLHNYGALLKNPSFLAALANTAKFTLICVPLNLMLSLGAAMLLNQKLPGRNLFRTIMITPLVVPVASVVLVWQVFFDLNGVLNSLIHALGYPPVDWMKTNWSRVVVLVIYLWKNIGYSVILFLAGLQNIPAEYYEAARIDGASRYQEFFRITLIYLTPTTFFVFVISMINSFKVFRETYLISGDYPHNSIYMLQHYMNNMFMALDYQKLTSAAFIMAAFIVAVVLLLFIVERKITNMIN; this is encoded by the coding sequence ATGAGAACTGGAAAATTAAAAACGAATAATGGCGGCCTGGCCTGGTTTTTCCTGGGGCCCAGCCTGCTGGGCTTTGCTCTTTTTTATTTGCTCCCCTTTGTCACCGGCTTTTACTATTCCCTGGTGTACAGTCCCCTTAACGGTACGTTTGTCGGACTACATAATTATGGTGCTTTATTAAAAAACCCCAGCTTTTTAGCAGCTCTGGCCAATACAGCCAAGTTTACTTTAATCTGTGTACCCCTTAATCTGATGCTCTCCCTGGGAGCGGCCATGTTATTGAATCAAAAATTACCGGGCCGGAACCTGTTCCGCACCATTATGATCACGCCTTTGGTGGTGCCCGTAGCTTCGGTGGTTTTAGTCTGGCAGGTATTCTTTGATTTGAACGGTGTTTTAAATTCCCTGATCCATGCCCTGGGTTACCCGCCCGTGGACTGGATGAAAACCAACTGGTCCAGAGTGGTGGTCCTGGTGATTTATCTATGGAAAAACATCGGTTACAGCGTCATCCTGTTTCTGGCCGGATTGCAGAATATACCGGCTGAATACTACGAAGCGGCCAGGATCGACGGGGCCAGCCGCTATCAGGAGTTTTTTCGAATAACCCTGATCTATTTGACCCCCACGACTTTTTTTGTTTTTGTAATCTCGATGATCAATTCCTTTAAAGTGTTCCGGGAGACGTATCTTATCTCCGGAGACTATCCCCACAACAGCATCTATATGCTGCAGCACTACATGAACAATATGTTCATGGCTCTGGACTATCAGAAATTGACTTCCGCGGCCTTCATTATGGCTGCCTTTATTGTGGCCGTCGTTTTACTGCTTTTTATCGTGGAGAGAAAGATCACCAATATGATTAATTAG
- the vanS gene encoding vancomycin resistance histidine kinase VanS translates to MAIKLKSERDRRRNDYTKLKRELFLRMLLIVFATAATVIFLRFIIQKNFSVGDSMVHFLMTAFDLRENVAVLIYRSVFYNNIEMITFIVILIFLVILLNLSISWFTKYFDEVSAGMDKLVEESAAEIALSPELDFMENKLNQIKNNLEKQKKAALEAEQRKNDLVVYLAHDIKTPLTSVIGYLSLLDEAPDMPPEQKAKYVGITLEKAYRLEQLINEFFEITRFNLQTIVLNKEKINLQFMLQQLADEFYPMLAPQAKQVSVNVPDGLTLWGDADKLARVFNNILKNAIAYSYENSVIDIAAGPQDKTMVITFTNQGDPIPQKKLETIFEKFYRLDSARSTNTGGAGLGLAIAQEIVKAHDGTISVESNPENTTFTVKIPL, encoded by the coding sequence TTGGCTATAAAATTGAAAAGTGAGAGAGATAGAAGAAGGAATGATTATACAAAGTTAAAAAGGGAATTATTTCTTCGCATGCTCTTGATTGTTTTTGCCACGGCTGCAACGGTTATCTTCCTGCGTTTTATCATTCAAAAAAACTTCAGTGTTGGCGACAGCATGGTCCATTTTTTAATGACTGCGTTTGATTTGCGCGAAAACGTGGCTGTACTAATTTATCGGTCTGTATTTTACAATAATATAGAAATGATTACCTTTATTGTGATTCTCATATTTTTAGTTATTTTGCTTAACTTATCGATTTCCTGGTTTACTAAATATTTTGATGAAGTCAGTGCCGGAATGGATAAACTTGTTGAGGAATCCGCTGCTGAAATAGCCTTATCACCGGAATTGGATTTTATGGAAAATAAGCTGAATCAGATCAAAAACAATCTGGAAAAACAAAAGAAAGCCGCCCTGGAGGCCGAGCAGCGCAAAAATGATTTAGTCGTTTATTTGGCTCATGATATCAAGACACCTCTGACCTCCGTGATCGGCTACTTAAGTCTTCTCGATGAAGCACCTGATATGCCTCCGGAACAGAAGGCCAAATATGTAGGTATTACCTTGGAAAAGGCTTATCGATTAGAACAATTAATCAATGAGTTTTTTGAGATCACAAGATTTAATCTGCAAACAATTGTTTTGAATAAAGAAAAAATCAATTTACAGTTCATGCTCCAGCAGCTGGCCGATGAATTCTATCCCATGCTGGCTCCCCAGGCCAAGCAGGTGTCAGTCAATGTGCCTGATGGCCTCACTCTATGGGGAGATGCCGACAAACTGGCCCGTGTATTCAATAACATTCTGAAAAACGCCATAGCTTACAGCTATGAAAACAGCGTCATTGACATTGCTGCCGGGCCCCAGGACAAGACTATGGTGATAACATTTACGAATCAGGGAGACCCCATCCCGCAGAAAAAGCTGGAAACTATTTTTGAGAAATTTTACCGCTTAGATTCCGCACGTTCCACAAACACCGGCGGAGCAGGACTGGGTTTAGCTATTGCCCAAGAAATTGTCAAGGCTCACGACGGCACTATCTCTGTGGAAAGCAACCCGGAAAATACGACATTTACAGTAAAAATTCCATTATAA